Proteins from a single region of Festucalex cinctus isolate MCC-2025b chromosome 19, RoL_Fcin_1.0, whole genome shotgun sequence:
- the LOC144006925 gene encoding prostate stem cell antigen-like isoform X2: MSASQLILLLGCLPLATSLLCYTCVFPAISPMDCLKFPEQCADGHRCLSSVATAKRGALQVTLYEKNCAVPSQCGASGQKYTSGIYFNFTNVCCDTDLCNGASAHAKWGGAALCLLPALGLLLA, from the exons ATGTCTGCCTCGCAGCTTATCTTGCTGCTGGGTTGTCTTCCCTTGGCAA CTAGTTTACTGTGTTACACTTGCGTATTTCCTGCCATTTCTCCTATGGACTGCCTAAAGTTTCCCGAGCAGTGTGCGGATGGACATCGCTGCCTGTCCAGCGTTGCAACGGCAAAACGAG GTGCACTTCAAGTAACTTTGTACGAAAAGAACTGCGCCGTTCCCTCCCAGTGTGGCGCGAGCGGGCAGAAATACACCAGCGGCATTTATTTCAACTTCACCAACGTGTGCTGTGATACAGACCTGTGTAACGGGGCGTCGGCACACGCCAAGTGGGGCGGAGCTGCACTCTGCCTGCTGCCCGCGCTCGGCCTCCTGCTGGCCTGA
- the rps5 gene encoding small ribosomal subunit protein uS7 — translation MTEWETAPAVAETPEIKLFGKWSTDDVQINDISLQDYIAVKEKYAKYLPHSGGRYAAKRFRKAQCPIVERLTNSMMMHGRNNGKKLMTVRIVKHAFEIIHLLTGENPLQVLVNAIINSGPREDSTRIGRAGTVRRQAVDVSPLRRVNQAIWLLCTGAREAAFRNIKTIAECLADELINAAKGSSNSYAIKKKDELERVAKSNR, via the exons A TGACTGAGTGGGAGACCGCCCCAGCCGTGGCTGAGACTCCTGAGATCAAACTGTTTGGCAAGTGGAGCACCGACGATGTCCAGATCAATGACATCTCCCTGCAG GACTACATTGCCGTGAAGGAGAAGTACGCCAAGTACCTGCCTCACTCTGGCGGCCGTTACGCCGCCAAGCGTTTCCGCAAGGCACAGTGCCCCATTGTGGAGCGTCTGACCAACTCCATGATGATGCACGGCCGCAACAACGGCAAGAAGCTGATGACCGTGCGCATCGTCAAGCACGCCTTCGAGATCATCCACCTGCTGACTGGAGAG AATCCCCTGCAAGTGTTGGTGAACGCCATCATCAACAGTGGACCCCGTGAGGACTCCACCCGTATTGGCCGCGCCGGTACCGTCAGGAGGCAGGCCGTGGATGTGTCGCCCCTCCGTAGAGTCAACCAG GCTATTTGGCTGCTGTGCACGGGCGCAAGAGAAGCTGCTTTTAGGAACATCAAGACCATTGCCGAGTGCCTGGCTGATGAGCTCATCAATGCTGCAAAG GGTTCATCTAACTCTTACGCCATCAAGAAGAAAGACGAGTTGGAGAGAGTTGCCAAGTCCAACCGTTAA
- the clic1 gene encoding chloride intracellular channel protein 1, with protein MSDPNPPKVELFVKAGSDGQSIGNCPFSQRLFMVLWLKGVTFDVTTVDMKRKPDILNDLAPGAQPPFLLYGSEVKTDTNKIEEFLEENLCPPKYPRLAARNPESNTAGMDVFSKFSAYIKNSNPQTNENLEKGLLKALTKLDDYLGSPLPDEIDQNSADEVTSSSRPFLDGQELTLADCNLLPKLHIVKVVCLKYRKFSIPQSLSNLWRYLNAAYGRDEFASTCPVDDEIHMAYSSVAKVLK; from the exons ATGAGCGACCCAAATCCGCCCAAAGTCGAACTTTTTGTCAAG GCAGGGAGTGATGGCCAAAGTATCGGCAACTGTCCCTTCTCCCAGCGTCTTTTCATGGTGCTGTGGCTTAAAGGAGTCACGTTTGATGTCACTACAGTGGACATGAAAAG GAAGCCGGACATCTTGAACGACCTGGCTCCCGGCGCCCAGCCGCCTTTCCTGCTGTACGGCAGCGAGGTGAAAACCGACACCAACAAGATCGAGGAGTTCTTGGAGGAAAATCTCTGCCCCCCAAA GTATCCTCGCCTGGCTGCGCGTAACCCCGAGTCAAACACAGCAGGCATGGACGTCTTCTCCAAGTTCTCAGCTTACATCAAAAACTCCAACCCTCAGACGAATGAAA ATCTGGAGAAAGGCCTCCTGAAAGCACTGACGAAACTCGACGACTACCTCGGCTCGCCGCTTCCTGACGAAATTGACCAAAATAGTGCcgatgaggtcacttcctcgTCCCGCCCCTTCCTCGACGGCCAAGAACTCACACTGGCTGACTGCAACTTGCTTCCAAAGCTTCACATCGTCAAG GTTGTGTGTTTAAAGTACCGAAAATTCAGCATCCCTCAGTCTCTGTCCAACCTGTGGAGGTACCTGAACGCAGCATACGGCCGGGACGAGTTCGCCTCCACCTGCCCGGTCGATGACGAGATCCACATGGCTTATTCTTCGGTGGCCAAAGTTCTCAAGTAG
- the LOC144006925 gene encoding uncharacterized protein LOC144006925 isoform X1 translates to MADGPTQTSQSIARVLSEVGSSVATSSLILIKGAFEECSGGARKTRGVYFNGKLNWTQFGSCCGNLFNVRLVGLEGSVMSASQLILLLGCLPLATSLLCYTCVFPAISPMDCLKFPEQCADGHRCLSSVATAKRGALQVTLYEKNCAVPSQCGASGQKYTSGIYFNFTNVCCDTDLCNGASAHAKWGGAALCLLPALGLLLA, encoded by the exons atggcggatgGGCCGACGCAAACTAGTCAGTCCATTGCCAGGGTCTTGAGTGAGGTTGGGAGTTCAGTGGCCACCAGCTCCCTTATCCTTATAAA AGGCGCATTTGAAGAATGCAGCGGAGGAGCTCGTAAGACGAGGGGTGTGTACTTCAACGGCAAATTGAATTGGACACAATTTGGAAGTTGCTGCGGAAATTTATTTAACGTGAGACTCGTTGGACTGGAAGGAAGCGTCATGTCTGCCTCGCAGCTTATCTTGCTGCTGGGTTGTCTTCCCTTGGCAA CTAGTTTACTGTGTTACACTTGCGTATTTCCTGCCATTTCTCCTATGGACTGCCTAAAGTTTCCCGAGCAGTGTGCGGATGGACATCGCTGCCTGTCCAGCGTTGCAACGGCAAAACGAG GTGCACTTCAAGTAACTTTGTACGAAAAGAACTGCGCCGTTCCCTCCCAGTGTGGCGCGAGCGGGCAGAAATACACCAGCGGCATTTATTTCAACTTCACCAACGTGTGCTGTGATACAGACCTGTGTAACGGGGCGTCGGCACACGCCAAGTGGGGCGGAGCTGCACTCTGCCTGCTGCCCGCGCTCGGCCTCCTGCTGGCCTGA
- the ddah2 gene encoding N(G),N(G)-dimethylarginine dimethylaminohydrolase 2, with the protein MANMCPYGQFTHAVVRGIPENFGKVVGDNGENKDVSVDLAKAQRQFGCLTGALRQKVGLQLIEIPPDPELPMSWKVEDVAVIQGGTALITRPFRQQRRSEVEAVRRVMSELNLTVVEMDGALGDSGGATLEGSDILFTGREFFVGISSHTNHKGAEMLADTFRDFSVSTVPVCGGIRLKNICSMGGANTIVISNSDGAKKTLRMMEQLTDHHYEVLTVPEQSAANCIYIKGPSKRDFLLHRPVDECPGSVPAFQKLQDYVFLPTACSEASKLGASLSSLCLLINKKHAYF; encoded by the exons ATGGCAAACATGTGCCCGTATGGCCAGTTCACCCACGCCGTGGTGCGAGGCATCCCGGAGAACTTTGGGAAGGTTGTGGGAGACAACGGCGAGAACAAGGACGTCTCAGTGGACCTGGCCAAGGCTCAGCGTCAGTTTGGCTGCCTGACGGGGGCGCTGAGGCAAAAGGTGGGCCTGCAGCTGATCGAGATCCCTCCCGACCCGGAGCTGCCCATGAGCTGGAAGGTGGAGGACGTGGCGGTGATCCAAGGTGGCACGGCGCTCATCACCAGGCCCTTCAGGCAGCAGAGGCGCAGCGAG GTGGAGGCCGTGCGCAGGGTGATGTCGGAGCTCAACCTTACTGTGGTGGAGATGGACGGGGCCCTTGGGGACTCCGGAGGGGCCACGCTGGAGGGCAGCGACATCCTCTTCACGGGGAGGGAGTTCTTCGTGGGCATCTCGTCCCACACCAACCACAAAGGGGCCGAGATGCTGGCGGACACGTTTCGG GACTTTTCCGTGTCCACCGTGCCAGTCTGCGGTGGGATTCGGCTGAAAAACATCTGCTCGATGGGAGGGGCCAACACCATCGTCATCAGCAACAGTGACGGGGCCAAGAAGACCTtgcgg ATGATGGAACAGCTGACGGACCACCACTATGAAGTTCTGACTGTTCCCGAGCAATCTGCAGCTAACTGCATCTACATAAAGGGCCCATCCAAGAGGGACTTCCTGCTCCACAGGCCAGTGGATGAATGTCCTGGCAGCGTTCCT GCCTTCCAGAAGCTGCAGGACTACGTCTTCCTGCCTACGGCCTGCAGCGAGGCCTCCAAGTTGGGAGCTTCTCTGTCCTCGCTCTGCCTGCTTATCAATAAGAAGCACGCATATTTCTGA